One genomic region from Vitis riparia cultivar Riparia Gloire de Montpellier isolate 1030 chromosome 17, EGFV_Vit.rip_1.0, whole genome shotgun sequence encodes:
- the LOC117904611 gene encoding F-box/LRR-repeat protein At5g63520 isoform X2 — protein sequence MERGRGGGVALLSEDLLQNILSRLPALSFANAGCVSRSWRRAAGAVLSRPKLASAISLNPSFQDAVKEVLDSVLSRPIRPHFAIACIGLKFSLERTHKLITKKLGSATPVITSVARGIIGSDAISEEFKEVKWGVDVEDFNLPANKDRGIVLIVGFMPGLKVDAIPLLRELEEPGISLIDKFVMDIRNFSAAVSGCTSPTGIVMFGDKHADMKPVLEKMGVGETQFHVALSTGVVPVGPTHKAASVKVKGDGSERSTWLTARREGLKEALDGERLLHDIYDEMANENASHDLYIGVTKRRKCSIGSEKVRWVTTLEFHDVLGGDEEYLFVDGVGIKTGDPFRFYRSDSDTALSSCRRVSEEFRNLKQAWTHKNSYHFRGVADGGDKTEVCGGIIFSCYGRGDSFFGQANVDSSPFLENFPGFPLAGIMCGGEIGRVHLSSADHQGGQEESSPRSYLHYYSTVYLVISHTPSPLES from the exons ATGGAGAGAGGAAGAGGAGGTGGTGTCGCTCTTCTCAGTGAAGATCTTCTTCAGAACATTCTCTCCAGACTCCCAGCCTTATCCTTTGCAAACGCGGGGTGCGTTAGCCGCTCCTGGCGCCGCGCCGCCGGTGCCGTTCTCTCTCGCCCTAAGCTCGCCTCTGCAATCTCTCTCAATCCTTCTTTTCAG GATGCTGTAAAGGAGGTTCTGGATTCAGTTCTTTCCAGGCCTATTCGTCCTCATTTCGCTATTGCTTGCATTGGCCTCAAGTTCAGCCTGGAACGCACTCACAAACTC ATTACGAAGAAATTGGGCTCTGCTACTCCGGTGATTACTTCTGTTGCTCGTGGAATCATTGGTAGTGATGCGATTAGTGAGGAATTCAAGGAG GTGAAGTGGGGAGTTGACGTTGAAGATTTTAATTTACCAGCAAATAAAGATCGAGGCATTGTTTTGATTGTTGGTTTTATGCCGGGATTGAAAGTTGATGCAATCCCTCTGTTGCGAGAATTGGAG GAACCTGGCATTTCCCTTATCGACAAGTTTGTGATGGATATTAGGAATTTTTCTGCTGCTGTTTCGGGTTGCACTTCTCCGACTGGAATTGTAATGTTTGGG GATAAACATGCTGACATGAAACCCGTTCTCGAGAAGATGG GTGTAGGTGAAACTCAATTCCATGTTGCTTTGTCAACTGGTGTAGTACCCGTTGGTCCCACACACAAGGCGGCTTCCGTTAAAGTGAAAGGCGATGGATCTGAGCGTTCTACATGGCTCACTGCAAGAAGAGAAGGCCTGAAAGAGGCCCTTGATGGTGAAAGACTTCTACATGATATTTATGATGAG ATGGCAAATGAGAATGCTTctcatgacttgtatattgGGGTTACGAAAAGAAGAAAGTGTTCCATTGGGTCTGAGAAGGTGAGGTGGGTAACAACCTTGGAATTCCATGACGTTTTAGG AGGAGATGAAGAGTACCTCTTCGTTGACGGTGTTGGCATCAAAACTGGTGATCCCTTTCGTTTCTACCGTTCCGATTCTGATACTGCCTTGTCTTCTTGCCGCCGTGTCTCTGAAGAGTTCAGAAATCTAAAGCAAGCTTGGACCCACAAAAACAGCTATCATTTTAGGGGTGTTGCTGATGGTGGCGACAAGACAGAAGTGTGTGGAGGTATCATCTTCTCCTGCTATGGCCGCGGTGACTCGTTCTTCGGACAAGCAAATGTTGATAGCTCCCCCTTCTTGGAGAACTTTCCTGGGTTTCCCTTAGCAGGGATAATGTGCGGCGGGGAAATCGGGCGTGTCCATTTGAGCTCTGCAGATCATCAAGGTGGTCAGGAAGAAAGCTCCCCCCGCAGCTATCTACACTATTACAGCACTGTTTACCTGGTGATATCCCATACTCCATCGCCTCTGGAGAGTTAG
- the LOC117904611 gene encoding F-box/LRR-repeat protein At5g63520 isoform X1 — protein sequence MERGRGGGVALLSEDLLQNILSRLPALSFANAGCVSRSWRRAAGAVLSRPKLASAISLNPSFQDAVKEVLDSVLSRPIRPHFAIACIGLKFSLERTHKLITKKLGSATPVITSVARGIIGSDAISEEFKEVKWGVDVEDFNLPANKDRGIVLIVGFMPGLKVDAIPLLRELEEPGISLIDKFVMDIRNFSAAVSGCTSPTGIVMFGDKHADMKPVLEKMDYAMSMETVILGEESGHFIYRSGDDSRNISGSLKNSCDGVALVFARDNDKPQGVGETQFHVALSTGVVPVGPTHKAASVKVKGDGSERSTWLTARREGLKEALDGERLLHDIYDEMANENASHDLYIGVTKRRKCSIGSEKVRWVTTLEFHDVLGGDEEYLFVDGVGIKTGDPFRFYRSDSDTALSSCRRVSEEFRNLKQAWTHKNSYHFRGVADGGDKTEVCGGIIFSCYGRGDSFFGQANVDSSPFLENFPGFPLAGIMCGGEIGRVHLSSADHQGGQEESSPRSYLHYYSTVYLVISHTPSPLES from the exons ATGGAGAGAGGAAGAGGAGGTGGTGTCGCTCTTCTCAGTGAAGATCTTCTTCAGAACATTCTCTCCAGACTCCCAGCCTTATCCTTTGCAAACGCGGGGTGCGTTAGCCGCTCCTGGCGCCGCGCCGCCGGTGCCGTTCTCTCTCGCCCTAAGCTCGCCTCTGCAATCTCTCTCAATCCTTCTTTTCAG GATGCTGTAAAGGAGGTTCTGGATTCAGTTCTTTCCAGGCCTATTCGTCCTCATTTCGCTATTGCTTGCATTGGCCTCAAGTTCAGCCTGGAACGCACTCACAAACTC ATTACGAAGAAATTGGGCTCTGCTACTCCGGTGATTACTTCTGTTGCTCGTGGAATCATTGGTAGTGATGCGATTAGTGAGGAATTCAAGGAG GTGAAGTGGGGAGTTGACGTTGAAGATTTTAATTTACCAGCAAATAAAGATCGAGGCATTGTTTTGATTGTTGGTTTTATGCCGGGATTGAAAGTTGATGCAATCCCTCTGTTGCGAGAATTGGAG GAACCTGGCATTTCCCTTATCGACAAGTTTGTGATGGATATTAGGAATTTTTCTGCTGCTGTTTCGGGTTGCACTTCTCCGACTGGAATTGTAATGTTTGGG GATAAACATGCTGACATGAAACCCGTTCTCGAGAAGATGG ATTATGCCATGTCTATGGAAACTGTCATTTTGGGTGAAGAGAGTGGACATTTTATATATAGAAGTGGGGATGATTCTAGAAACATCAGTGGGAGTCTAAAAAACTCTTGTGATGGTGTTGCTCTTGTATTTGCTAGGGACAATGATAAGCCTCAAG GTGTAGGTGAAACTCAATTCCATGTTGCTTTGTCAACTGGTGTAGTACCCGTTGGTCCCACACACAAGGCGGCTTCCGTTAAAGTGAAAGGCGATGGATCTGAGCGTTCTACATGGCTCACTGCAAGAAGAGAAGGCCTGAAAGAGGCCCTTGATGGTGAAAGACTTCTACATGATATTTATGATGAG ATGGCAAATGAGAATGCTTctcatgacttgtatattgGGGTTACGAAAAGAAGAAAGTGTTCCATTGGGTCTGAGAAGGTGAGGTGGGTAACAACCTTGGAATTCCATGACGTTTTAGG AGGAGATGAAGAGTACCTCTTCGTTGACGGTGTTGGCATCAAAACTGGTGATCCCTTTCGTTTCTACCGTTCCGATTCTGATACTGCCTTGTCTTCTTGCCGCCGTGTCTCTGAAGAGTTCAGAAATCTAAAGCAAGCTTGGACCCACAAAAACAGCTATCATTTTAGGGGTGTTGCTGATGGTGGCGACAAGACAGAAGTGTGTGGAGGTATCATCTTCTCCTGCTATGGCCGCGGTGACTCGTTCTTCGGACAAGCAAATGTTGATAGCTCCCCCTTCTTGGAGAACTTTCCTGGGTTTCCCTTAGCAGGGATAATGTGCGGCGGGGAAATCGGGCGTGTCCATTTGAGCTCTGCAGATCATCAAGGTGGTCAGGAAGAAAGCTCCCCCCGCAGCTATCTACACTATTACAGCACTGTTTACCTGGTGATATCCCATACTCCATCGCCTCTGGAGAGTTAG
- the LOC117905145 gene encoding gamma carbonic anhydrase-like 2, mitochondrial: MASLLRVCRKALTSTATAQPLLRRGYAVESAAAIRESPDRVKWDYRGQRRIIPLGQWLPKIAVDAYVAPNVVLAGQVTVGDGSSVWNGSVLRGDLNKITIGFCCNIQERCVIHAAWNSPTGLPAHTFIERYVTVGAYSLLRSCTIEPECIIGQHSILMEGSLMETHSILEAGSVLPPGRRIPTGELWAGNPARFVRTLTHEETLEIPKLAVAINDLSTSHFSEFLPYSTAYLEVEKLKKSFGISI, translated from the exons atGGCGAGTCTGCTTCGAGTTTGCAGAAAAGCCCTAACCTCCACGGCCACGGCTCAGCCGCTTCTCCGGAGGGGTTACGCCGTCGAATCCGCGGCAGCGATACGAGAATCTCCGGATCGAGTGAAATGGGACTACAGAGGACAGAGAAGGATAATTCCACTGGGGCAGTGGCTCCCGAAGATCGCCGTCGACGCCTACGTGGCTCCCAACGTCGTTCTCGCCGGCCAGGTCACCGTAGGGGACGGATCGTCCGTTTGGAACGGCTCCGTTCTTCGCGGCGATCTCAACAAGATCACCATTGGGTTTTGCTGTAATATTCAGGAGAGGTGTGTTATCCACGCTGCTTGGAATTCTCCTACAG GATTACCAGCACACACATTCATCGAGAGGTACGTGACAGTTGGTGCATACAGTCTGTTGCGGTCTTGCACGATCGAACCTGAGTGCATTATTGGGCAACACTCCATCCTTATGGAAGGTTCTTTGATGGAGACCCACTCTATCCTTGAAGCTGGATCTGTTCTTCCCCCAGGAAGAAGAATACCGACGGGTGAACTATGGGCTGGGAACCCAGCAAGGTTTGTCCGAACTCTGACCCATGAAGAGACCCTAGAGATCCCTAAACTTGCTGTCGCTATCAACGACCTGAGCACAAGCCATTTCTCAGAGTTCCTCCCTTACTCAACAGCATACCTGGAGGTCGAGAAGCTGAAGAAGTCCTTTGGGATTTCAATTTGA
- the LOC117934410 gene encoding squamosa promoter-binding-like protein 13A, which translates to MDWNLKTPSWDLTELETEAIPNIDVVGGTSSSGVHKTGGDFSIDLKLGQVSNPSSDFADKLKEQKFSSIASPLPSGSSKRARATNNGSQTVSCLVDGCNSDLSNCREYHRRHKVCELHSKTAQVTIGGHTQRFCQQCSRFHSLEEFDEGKRSCRKRLDGHNRRRRKPQPEPLSRPGSFLTNYQGSGLLPFSSPHLYPTTAMMSPNWGAGLVKTEEGAILYNQHQQLPLLEKQHLHLGSSSSFYKGGKQLTFLQADHPSLRNYTTSEAPVCQPHAGHGCKMFYDRLTNQVLESDCALSLLSSPQTQSSGISLSNVVQPNSVSLAQPSAPSLHYNNQPVDSVLVSNAGVTDIHCPGIFHIGSDGSSGNEAPQKLPFFWD; encoded by the exons ATGGACTGGAACTTGAAGACACCTTCTTGGGATTTGACTGAATTGGAGACAGAAGCCATTCCCAACATAGATGTGGTTGGTGGGACAAGCAGCTCTGGAGTACATAAGACTGGAGGggatttttccattgatttgaAGCTTGGTCAAGTCAGTAATCCCAGCAGTGACTTTGCTGATAAGTTGAAGGAGCAAAAATTTTCGAGTATTGCCTCTCCCTTGCCTTCAGGATCATCAAAGAGGGCAAGAGCCACTAACAATGGAAGCCAGACTGTTTCTTGCCTTGTTGATGGGTGCAATTCAGACCTTAGTAATTGCAGAGAGTACCATAGGAGGCATAAGGTCTGTGAGCTCCATTCTAAGACCGCCCAAGTCACAATTGGTGGCCACACACAGAGGTTCTGCCAGCAGTGCAGCAG GTTTCATTCGCTTGAGGAATTTGATGAGGGAAAGAGAAGCTGCAGGAAACGTCTTGATGGGCACAATAGACGGCGAAGAAAGCCTCAGCCGGAGCCCCTGTCACGTCCTGGAAGCTTTTTAACCAATTACCAAG GCTCGGGATTGTTACCATTCTCTAGTCCCCATCTGTATCCTACTACTGCTATGATGAGCCCCAACTGGGGAGCTGGACTTGTCAAAACCGAGGAAGGTGCTATACTTTATAACCAGCACCAACAGTTACCCTTGCTGGAAAAACAACATCTGCATCTTGGATCCTCCTCTAGCTTCTACAAAGGAGGGAAGCAACTGACTTTCTTGCAAGCTGACCACCCCTCTCTGCGCAACTACACAACTTCTGAAGCTCCTGTCTGCCAGCCACACGCTGGCCATGGCTGCAAAATGTTCTATGATAGGCTAACAAACCAAGTCCTCGAGTCAGATTGTGCTCTCTCTCTTCTGTCATCACCGCAGACCCAGTCATCAGGTATTAGTTTGAGCAACGTGGTGCAGCCTAACTCAGTCTCCCTAGCACAGCCCTCAGCCCCAAGCCTGCATTACAACAATCAGCCTGTGGATTCTGTTCTGGTTTCCAATGCCGGTGTCACTGATATCCATTGCCCAGGAATATTTCACATTGGATCTGATGGATCCTCTGGGAACGAGGCACCTCAAAAGCTTCCCTTCTTCTGGGATTAG